The DNA window AAATTGCGATTGAGGAGATGCAAAATGATGCCCATACAAAATCGTCCTTTATAATTCTTTAGTTTCGCATTTTGTAATTAATGCCTTGAAATTTTTCAAAGGACTCTGTGTTATGGATGTTTCGGTCTAACTCAGTACTTGGCAAAGATATAAATCTTGTTTTCTATTATGTTTGAAAATTGATGCTTAAACAGTGAAGTCCTAAATGTCCTTAGCTAATTGCTTATAAATAAGCTTGAACGGACAACATTTTAAACTTTCAATTGCTGAATTTATCATGTTAAATGACTCCAAAATCATTGCCATCTCATTTATGAAAGCTTACAAAGCATTTTACTTACGTTGATTCCGTAAATTTGCTCAACAAATGAAAGGATGGATTTATAACCTGACGTATTGATCATCGGAACTGGAATTGCCTGTCCACGATCATATTCAAATTGCGCGACAGCGTCCTGATTCGATATTACGACTCACCAGCAAACCAATAAGGAAGAAAGCAATACCTGCCATGCGCATGGAGGTATTGCAGCGGTTTGGGATCAGATCAAAGATGATTTTGAAAACACGCAAGATACCCCGCTGCCGGCGATGATTATGCGCCAAAAGAGATCGTACGCATCGTGGTAGAGGAAGGCCACAACGCGTACAGAATTGATCGATTGGGGTGCCCGATTTGATAAAATCGATGCATCTTATTGCGATCTTGATGCGTGCATGGTCATTCGGAAAGCGGATTTTGCACTATCAGGATGTGACCGGAGCAGAAATTGAACGTGCTTTGCTTGACAAATGCAGCGCCAGCCTAAATATTGAGATCTCCTCGAGCACCATTGCAATAGATGTTTTGACCCAGCACCAATCTGGGTTTCAATGTTACGCGCATTATGTTCGATATCGAATGTTATGGAGCTTATCTTTAAATCTGAAATTCTAGAGTAGAAATGATCTGGCAAAAGTGGGACAATACTTCCAACAGGTGGAGCCGACAGATTTGCAGAATGATGCCAACAATCCATTATTTACGGGTAACCGGTGATGGAATTGCCATGATGTATCGCGCCAAAGGACATATGGAAAACA is part of the Saprospiraceae bacterium genome and encodes:
- a CDS encoding FAD-binding protein, translated to MIWQKWDNTSNRWSRQICRMMPTIHYLRVTGDGIAMMYRAKGHMENMESVQFHPTALYRANPRILRFDF